In Lates calcarifer isolate ASB-BC8 linkage group LG23, TLL_Latcal_v3, whole genome shotgun sequence, a single genomic region encodes these proteins:
- the LOC108891980 gene encoding uncharacterized protein LOC108891980 isoform X1 — MDKMVVLAVAVFVTLSSCAVGCSGNTNSTELKLWSMEDQSTAAQLAAVFKEMERIRCEQTTLEQQQHALTQMHAASQKRRAQKKVGRNVLTYGTNDEEEDNLHFSEKDSRRRGDPCFHYTVLDQAWRATNTTTKFKMCDRNVKWKGWYRLFYKGKSIQMPERCVPLNKCGTNSPLWLAGPHPKRREGIVTRRVCGHWKKNCCAFRSTPIKVKKCLGNYYVYKFTQPSSCYLAYCADINTLVCGQCRRNQYCESRDKINWRCKTKKTSSKKIHFFVSYPGQLRGKVNRIKYSKVLVNMGRAFNRRTGVFRAPVKGVYQFFFSTQAASAGLKTDLWLVVNGYWVAVSHTHISRPSTVGSLSMYMTFLRRGAVVYVTHNCGRSWANAASMTITFGGSLIAQLK, encoded by the exons ATGGACAAG ATGGTTGTCTTAGCTGTGGCTGTGTTTGTAACGCTGTCATCTTGTGCAGTTGGCTGCTCAGGGAACACAAATTCT actGAGCTGAAGCTTTGGAGCATGGAAGATCAATCTACTGCTGCTCAGCTGGCTGCTGTGTTTAAG gagatggagagaataaGGTGTGAACAAACAACActtgagcagcagcagcatgctcTGACGCAG ATGCATGCAGCGAGCCAAAAGAGAAGGGCTCAGAAGAAAGTTG GAAGAAATGTCCTTACTTATGGTACaaatgatgaggaggaagacaaCTTGCATTTCTCTGAGAAAGACTCAAGGAGGCGTGGTGACCCCTGCTTTCATTATACAGTCCTAGACCAGGCCTGGCGtgccaccaacaccaccaccaagtTTAAGATGTGTGACCGAAATGTCAAATGGAAAG GTTGGTACCGCCTGTTCTACAAAGGGAAGAGTATTCAGATGCCTGAGAGGTGCGTCCCTTTGAACAAATGTGGCACCAACTCCCCACTGTGGCTGGCAGGGCCTCACCCAAAGAGGAGGGAAGGCATCGTCACCCGCAGAGTCTGTGGCCACTGGAAAAAGAACTGCTGCGCTTTCCGATCCACCCCAATCAAGGTCAAGAAGTGTCTCGGCAACTACTATGTGTACAAGTTCACCCAGCCGTCATCCTGTTACTTGGCTTACTGTGCAG ATATCAACACGCTTGTATGTGGGCAGTGCAGAAGAAACCAATACTGTGAGAGCCGAGATAAGATTAACTGGAGgtgtaagacaaagaaaa CTTCTTCCAAAAAGATCCACTTCTTTGTGTCTTACCCCGGCCAACTCAGAGGCAAAGTGAACAGGATCAAGTACAGTAAGGTGCTGGTGAACATGGGCCGGGCCTTCAACAGGAGGACTGGAGTGTTCAGGGCTCCGGTCAAAGGAGTCTACCAGTTCTTCTTCTCCACTCAAGCAGCCAGTGCGGGCCTTAAGACTGATCTGTGGCTTGTGGTCAATGGTTACTGGGTcgctgtctctcacacacacatctcccgTCCCTCCACTGTCGGCAGCTTGTCCATGTACATGACCTTCCTCCGCAGAGGGGCTGTAGTGTACGTGACccacaactgtggtaggtcttGGGCCAATGCTGCTTCCATGACCATTACATTTGGGGGCTCATTGATTGCACAGTTGAAATGA
- the pdk2a gene encoding pyruvate dehydrogenase (acetyl-transferring) kinase isozyme 2, mitochondrial — protein MKFVRFIMKNAALASVPKHIEHFSKFSPSPLSMKQFLDFGSINACEKTSFVFLRQELPVRLSNIMKEINLLPDKLLTTPSVQMVQSWYIQSLMEILEFLDKNPDDHKILGEFVDALVTIRNRHNDVVPTMAQGIIEYKEAFPQDPVTNQNIQYFLDRFYMSRISIRMLINQHTLIFDGTANPVHPNTIGSIDPHCQVGDVVQDAFHSAKMLCDQYYLRSPDLILQEMSSKKKNHSISIVYVPSHLYHMLFELFKNAMRATIETHESSNNLPPIRVMVSLGGEDMSIKVSDKGGGVPFRRIENLFSYMYSTAPAPQIGDHTRPPLAGFGYGLPISRLYAKYFQGDLQLYSMEGHGTDAVIYLKALSTDSIERLPVYNKTALKNYKVSQEADDWCIPSKEPLDLSNYKVAK, from the exons ATGAAGTTCGTTAGGTTTATAATGAAAAACGCAGCCTTGGCCAGTGTGCCCAAACACATCGAGCATTTCTCTAAATTCTCTCCCTCGCCGCTGTCCATGAAGCAATTTCTCGATTTCG GTTCCATCAACGCCTGTGAGAAGACATCCTTTGTCTTTTTGAGACAAGAACTCCCTGTAAGACTTTCAAACATAATGAAGGAAATTAACCTCTTGCCTGATAAACTGCTCACAACCCCATCTGTGCAAATGGTGCAGAGCTG GTACATCCAGAGTCTAATGGAGATCCTTGAATTCCTTGACAAGAATCCAGATGATCACAAAATCCTGGGAGA GTTTGTTGACGCCTTAGTTACCATCAGAAACAGGCACAATGATGTAGTGCCCACCATGGCCCAGGGCATCATAGAATACAAAGAGGCCTTCCCCCAGGACCCCGTAACCAACCAGAACATCCAGTACTTTCTGGACCGCTTCTACATGAGCCGCATCTCCATTCGTATGCTCATCAACCAGCACA CTCTTATTTTTGATGGCACTGCCAACCCTGTGCACCCCAACACCATTGGCAGCATTGACCCTCACTGTCAAGTCGGAGATGTAGTCCAGG ATGCCTTTCACAGCGCCAAGATGCTGTGTGACCAGTACTATCTCCGTTCCCCTGACCTGATACTACAGGAGATGAGCA GCAAGAAGAAGAACCATTCAATAAGCATTGTATATGTGCCTTCTCACCTCTATCACATGCTGTTTGAGCTTTTCAAG AATGCTATGAGGGCCACCATTGAGACCCATGAGAGCAGCAACAACCTCCCACCCATTCGAGTCATGGTGTCTCTGGGAGGAGAGGACATGTCGATTAAG GTGAGTGACAAAGGTGGTGGTGTCCCATTTCGGAGGATCGAGAACCTTTTCAGCTACATGTACTCCACTGCTCCTGCTCCACAGATTGGAGACCACACACGGCCTCCACTG GCTGGCTTTGGCTACGGTCTGCCCATCTCTCGTCTCTACGCCAAGTACTTCCAGGGGGACCTGCAGCTCTACTCCATGGAGGGCCACGGCACAGACGCTGTCATCTACTTGAAG GCGCTGTCCACAGACTCCATTGAGAGGCTGCCGGTATACAACAAAACTGCTCTGAAGAACTACAAAGTGAGCCAAGAGGCAGATGACTGGTGCATACCCAGTAAAGAGCCTCTAGATCTGAGCAACTATAAGGTGGCCAAGTGA
- the LOC108891980 gene encoding uncharacterized protein LOC108891980 isoform X2, whose amino-acid sequence MDKMVVLAVAVFVTLSSCAVGCSGNTNSTELKLWSMEDQSTAAQLAAVFKMHAASQKRRAQKKVGRNVLTYGTNDEEEDNLHFSEKDSRRRGDPCFHYTVLDQAWRATNTTTKFKMCDRNVKWKGWYRLFYKGKSIQMPERCVPLNKCGTNSPLWLAGPHPKRREGIVTRRVCGHWKKNCCAFRSTPIKVKKCLGNYYVYKFTQPSSCYLAYCADINTLVCGQCRRNQYCESRDKINWRCKTKKTSSKKIHFFVSYPGQLRGKVNRIKYSKVLVNMGRAFNRRTGVFRAPVKGVYQFFFSTQAASAGLKTDLWLVVNGYWVAVSHTHISRPSTVGSLSMYMTFLRRGAVVYVTHNCGRSWANAASMTITFGGSLIAQLK is encoded by the exons ATGGACAAG ATGGTTGTCTTAGCTGTGGCTGTGTTTGTAACGCTGTCATCTTGTGCAGTTGGCTGCTCAGGGAACACAAATTCT actGAGCTGAAGCTTTGGAGCATGGAAGATCAATCTACTGCTGCTCAGCTGGCTGCTGTGTTTAAG ATGCATGCAGCGAGCCAAAAGAGAAGGGCTCAGAAGAAAGTTG GAAGAAATGTCCTTACTTATGGTACaaatgatgaggaggaagacaaCTTGCATTTCTCTGAGAAAGACTCAAGGAGGCGTGGTGACCCCTGCTTTCATTATACAGTCCTAGACCAGGCCTGGCGtgccaccaacaccaccaccaagtTTAAGATGTGTGACCGAAATGTCAAATGGAAAG GTTGGTACCGCCTGTTCTACAAAGGGAAGAGTATTCAGATGCCTGAGAGGTGCGTCCCTTTGAACAAATGTGGCACCAACTCCCCACTGTGGCTGGCAGGGCCTCACCCAAAGAGGAGGGAAGGCATCGTCACCCGCAGAGTCTGTGGCCACTGGAAAAAGAACTGCTGCGCTTTCCGATCCACCCCAATCAAGGTCAAGAAGTGTCTCGGCAACTACTATGTGTACAAGTTCACCCAGCCGTCATCCTGTTACTTGGCTTACTGTGCAG ATATCAACACGCTTGTATGTGGGCAGTGCAGAAGAAACCAATACTGTGAGAGCCGAGATAAGATTAACTGGAGgtgtaagacaaagaaaa CTTCTTCCAAAAAGATCCACTTCTTTGTGTCTTACCCCGGCCAACTCAGAGGCAAAGTGAACAGGATCAAGTACAGTAAGGTGCTGGTGAACATGGGCCGGGCCTTCAACAGGAGGACTGGAGTGTTCAGGGCTCCGGTCAAAGGAGTCTACCAGTTCTTCTTCTCCACTCAAGCAGCCAGTGCGGGCCTTAAGACTGATCTGTGGCTTGTGGTCAATGGTTACTGGGTcgctgtctctcacacacacatctcccgTCCCTCCACTGTCGGCAGCTTGTCCATGTACATGACCTTCCTCCGCAGAGGGGCTGTAGTGTACGTGACccacaactgtggtaggtcttGGGCCAATGCTGCTTCCATGACCATTACATTTGGGGGCTCATTGATTGCACAGTTGAAATGA